A genomic window from Desulfobotulus mexicanus includes:
- a CDS encoding chemotaxis protein CheA: protein MEKTASGIQAVLDEVALKVVMLEADDIPGLGILLSDLDRLGSSLAASDLPESAGQLLSSVRIFTERLILGEVSDTVPLENSITLLQEMDRASTRGISWDGDISSLVNELKGTLPSDQPQAEETCNKKASLSADTESGGFDGDRSYKDQDLEILADFVVESLESLENIEVRLIDLEEDPGDVKILNDIFRPFHTIKGVSGFLDLFEINRLAHSTENLLDSAREGKLGLSQEFIDLILSSVDTLRELIGCVRGSLSEGGRMKGCGVDIHPLMERMDQYKDSPVSGRLGEILVKRGLVDEQAIEDGLKKQEAYGKPLGEILISEKKVSPKDVVSALRDQKRGRQNGNGKGAALQVKVDTAKLDNLVDLTGELVIAQAMLRQQALDKARDFSQNMGRLGQIVSDIQRLAMGMRMVQIGNTFQKMHRLVRELAKAGGKQVVLEMSGQDTEIDRNVVETLYEPMVHMIRNAVDHGLETPEERLASGKPERGTIFLKAYHKGGSIVIEMSDDGRGLDAERILAKGVERGIVSPDAHPTKQEIFELIFHPGFSTAAAITDVSGRGVGMDVVKRVLETLRGRLDIHSEPKKGTTFVLALPLTMAIIDGMLVRVGRERYIIPAIAILESFRPAKKDVFTVANHGEMVMVRGSLVPLIRLGQICDVPEDRTQPWEALVVVVENKERRRALLLDELLSKEEFVIKSMGETFCKLGFLAGAAILGDGCVGLILDMAGLFDMTENLVPTEMKSRNSEMITEGQEEGR from the coding sequence ATGGAAAAAACGGCATCTGGCATTCAGGCCGTTCTTGATGAAGTGGCTTTGAAGGTTGTCATGCTTGAGGCAGATGACATTCCGGGGCTGGGTATTCTGCTTTCTGATCTGGATCGTCTTGGTTCTTCATTGGCAGCTTCGGATCTGCCGGAATCTGCAGGTCAGCTTCTTTCTTCTGTGCGGATTTTTACTGAGCGTCTTATTCTTGGCGAAGTTAGCGATACTGTCCCTTTGGAGAACAGTATTACTCTTTTGCAGGAAATGGACAGAGCCTCTACACGGGGGATCAGCTGGGACGGGGATATTTCTTCTCTTGTTAATGAGCTGAAGGGGACCTTGCCTTCGGATCAGCCTCAGGCTGAAGAAACCTGCAATAAGAAAGCTTCTTTATCTGCAGATACTGAAAGTGGCGGTTTTGACGGTGACAGAAGTTATAAGGATCAGGATCTTGAAATACTGGCGGATTTTGTGGTGGAATCCCTTGAAAGTCTTGAAAACATTGAAGTACGTTTGATTGATCTGGAGGAAGACCCTGGGGATGTGAAAATACTCAATGATATTTTCCGCCCCTTTCATACAATTAAGGGAGTTTCGGGTTTTCTGGATCTTTTTGAAATAAATCGTCTTGCCCATAGTACGGAAAATCTTCTGGACAGTGCCAGGGAAGGTAAACTCGGGCTTAGCCAGGAATTTATTGATCTTATTTTGAGTTCAGTGGATACCCTGAGGGAATTGATCGGTTGCGTGCGTGGCAGCCTCAGTGAGGGCGGCAGAATGAAAGGCTGTGGCGTGGATATTCATCCACTCATGGAGCGCATGGATCAGTATAAGGACAGCCCTGTATCCGGCAGGCTGGGAGAAATTCTTGTAAAACGGGGCCTTGTCGATGAACAGGCTATAGAGGATGGCCTGAAGAAACAGGAGGCCTATGGAAAGCCTCTGGGCGAAATTCTGATTTCAGAAAAAAAAGTGAGTCCAAAGGATGTGGTTTCCGCCCTAAGGGATCAGAAGCGGGGAAGGCAGAACGGTAACGGCAAAGGGGCTGCCCTGCAGGTAAAGGTGGATACGGCGAAGCTCGACAACCTTGTGGATCTCACGGGTGAACTGGTGATTGCCCAGGCTATGCTCCGGCAGCAGGCTCTGGATAAGGCCAGGGATTTTTCCCAGAATATGGGGCGTCTCGGGCAGATCGTTTCGGATATTCAGCGTCTGGCCATGGGGATGCGCATGGTGCAGATTGGCAATACCTTTCAGAAGATGCACCGTCTTGTACGGGAACTTGCCAAGGCGGGAGGAAAGCAGGTTGTTCTGGAAATGTCGGGTCAGGATACGGAAATTGACCGCAATGTCGTTGAAACCCTTTATGAGCCCATGGTGCATATGATCCGTAATGCCGTGGATCATGGGCTGGAAACGCCCGAAGAAAGACTGGCTTCTGGAAAGCCGGAGAGGGGTACGATTTTTTTGAAGGCCTACCATAAGGGTGGCAGTATTGTTATTGAGATGTCCGATGATGGTCGCGGACTGGATGCGGAACGAATTTTAGCTAAGGGCGTTGAGCGGGGGATAGTTTCTCCGGATGCCCATCCCACAAAGCAGGAGATTTTTGAGCTGATCTTCCATCCCGGTTTTTCAACGGCTGCAGCCATTACCGATGTTTCCGGCAGAGGTGTTGGTATGGATGTGGTGAAAAGGGTACTGGAAACTCTGAGGGGGCGTCTGGATATCCATTCAGAGCCAAAGAAGGGGACAACCTTTGTTCTGGCCCTTCCCCTGACCATGGCCATCATTGACGGTATGCTGGTCCGGGTTGGCAGGGAACGTTACATTATTCCTGCCATTGCCATTTTAGAATCTTTTCGCCCGGCAAAAAAGGATGTCTTCACCGTCGCCAATCATGGTGAAATGGTCATGGTTCGGGGATCTTTGGTACCGCTTATCCGCCTTGGTCAGATCTGTGATGTGCCAGAAGACAGGACGCAGCCATGGGAAGCTCTGGTGGTGGTTGTGGAAAACAAGGAACGAAGACGGGCCCTGCTTCTGGATGAGCTTTTGAGTAAAGAGGAGTTTGTCATTAAAAGTATGGGAGAAACCTTCTGTAAGCTGGGTTTTCTTGCGGGGGCTGCGATTCTGGGGGACGGTTGTGTGGGCTTGATTCTGGATATGGCAGGCCTTTTTGACATGACAGAGAATCTGGTGCCAACTGAAATGAAAAGCCGGAATTCAGAAATGATTACCGAAGGGCAAGAGGAGGGCCGGTGA
- a CDS encoding CheR family methyltransferase, whose protein sequence is MSGIPSFDLSDRDFSFFSRLVYEKCGISLHDGKKELVRSRLSKRLRELHFSGFSQYLKYLQSPDGEDELILMLDAISTNLTSFFREKRHFDFLEKEALESITAQMKRESRRELNIWSAGCSTGEEPYTLGICLSEALGASSGLKVKILATDLSTRVLDTAQSGIYPSARVAGLPQDLLKRYFLKGRGKRQGQVRVNPEIRSMITFRRFNLMDPFPAGVRFDVIFCRNVMIYFDKPTQEVLVGKFHQSLRQGGYLFIGHSESLMGIEHRFRYVQPTIYLKS, encoded by the coding sequence ATGTCTGGTATTCCTTCGTTTGATTTGAGTGATAGAGATTTCAGTTTTTTCAGCCGTCTTGTGTATGAAAAATGCGGAATTTCTCTGCATGATGGAAAAAAGGAACTGGTGCGCTCCCGTCTTTCCAAGCGTCTCAGAGAACTGCACTTTTCCGGTTTCTCCCAATACCTAAAATACCTTCAGTCACCGGACGGTGAAGATGAGCTGATTCTGATGCTGGATGCCATTTCCACCAACCTCACCAGCTTTTTTCGGGAAAAACGGCATTTTGATTTTCTTGAAAAAGAGGCTTTGGAAAGCATTACTGCTCAGATGAAACGGGAGAGCCGACGGGAGCTGAATATTTGGAGCGCTGGTTGTTCCACCGGAGAAGAGCCGTATACGCTGGGAATATGTCTTTCAGAAGCACTGGGGGCATCCTCCGGCCTGAAGGTGAAAATTCTGGCGACGGATCTTTCCACCCGTGTTCTGGATACGGCTCAGTCGGGTATTTATCCCAGTGCCAGGGTGGCAGGGCTCCCGCAGGATCTTCTCAAGCGTTATTTTCTTAAGGGAAGGGGAAAAAGGCAGGGGCAGGTGCGGGTGAATCCTGAAATCCGCAGTATGATTACTTTCCGCCGTTTCAATCTTATGGACCCGTTTCCTGCAGGTGTCCGTTTTGATGTCATATTCTGTCGCAATGTGATGATTTACTTTGATAAGCCTACTCAGGAAGTTCTTGTGGGAAAATTTCATCAGTCACTTAGGCAGGGGGGGTATCTCTTTATCGGTCATTCCGAAAGCCTGATGGGTATAGAGCATCGTTTCCGCTATGTCCAACCGACCATTTACCTTAAAAGCTGA